A stretch of the Planktothricoides raciborskii GIHE-MW2 genome encodes the following:
- a CDS encoding glycosyltransferase yields the protein MKILHIIHQLSRGGATRSAIAIAKYSAHLGNFQHHIISLQPCADPLPLELAQAAGMTVINGPDKSQRDREIASADIVHIHFWNNPDLYDLLTSELPPCRLLIWFHIAGEYPPHIITQELVEYADFAIPCNPYTAELPVFQNLSPEVRLEKIGMVYDAADFARVENIQTKPHDTFNVGYIGTVYFTKMHPNYVPMSAKIEIPNVKFIVCGGRTIEAYLKQQAQDLGALAKFDFRGYVDDIKSVIEILDVYGYPLCEDTYAAAELNLQEVMYAGIPPVVFPYGGVKRLIVDNFTGLIVDSELEYKQAIEYLYHHPEERQRLGQNARVYAQQIFGAENAAKQINPIYDRLLKLPKAKKPGFLKKPGFSGFSTGSLLQQPVTFDDLIGDPFKPSGAELFIKSLGQTAPQFNTSMTSDDIQELFDSDRQISESSKLIYTLGGGGLLDYQAFYPNDGYLRLWAGLVRQRLGQYEQALADLLAAINLGCNHWRVSWYIAQIAEKVNNIQLAENSLKTVLQAVPDFAPAQAILPRIKSLKNSIYSAYGELTQIDPQNITNFQQTRQKLAQQWLVISDAQLETAYSEVMGKIHQTIMNSRIKNEPIAESEQPFVKQLIDNIAQGLGQPQGIQSLLAVMLYTRSHQLPSRWYENAPIPQWLLNDFVNFLIDYPELFNQIGETTDYANYMQGLVDYLHQRIFSNQKSTIWQNIARLFTQNVNLVPLYFNALNIKDIIIKTSEINEFALSEAYQLDYCFPERPQRPKIRVGILKSNFQASTETFATLPVFEYLDRSQFEVILYANHFKNQPLEQYCQSRCDARVKLPENIHDQVKQIRSDDLDILFIGMNVITRLRERGLLEMHRLARVQITSFCSPITTRMRHIDYYIAGELTAPAPTYQDQYRERLVNIPGSGICFRFPTEHPPATVKPDRQSWGATSESIVFISGANFHKIVPELRETWAKIIAAVPNSILVLYPFGPAWNPNYPTIPFINLMRAVFSKYGIDSNRLVFINTLPSPTDIKECLKIADIYLDSYPYAGATSLIDPLEIGLPPIVWEGNTLRSRQGSALLHELQVPQLIANSETAYINLAVTLANSRQLRQQYRQQIQQKMQNQPPFLDSRSYSAKMGNLFHQLFQTWQEKQKSVQVESLNLGSNPLLQDVTTTEFINRAIGCANLYYIDPTDQSIIEELRQIRRQIAEFWLNTAPEQLQHFYQSNLGQAYQKLVNSQMQKEPLTSMEQTFVQQLANELMLGMKSPKAINYLLAAQLYRPVQIPPNTQGIPDWLVL from the coding sequence ATGAAAATTCTACATATAATTCATCAGTTATCGCGAGGGGGCGCAACCCGGTCAGCGATCGCGATCGCCAAATACTCTGCCCATCTTGGTAATTTTCAGCATCACATTATTTCTTTGCAACCTTGTGCCGATCCGTTGCCTTTAGAATTAGCCCAAGCAGCGGGAATGACTGTCATCAACGGTCCCGATAAATCTCAACGCGATCGCGAAATTGCCAGCGCCGATATTGTCCATATTCATTTTTGGAATAATCCCGATCTTTATGACCTGCTTACGTCAGAACTGCCCCCCTGTCGCTTGCTGATTTGGTTTCATATTGCTGGTGAATACCCACCCCACATCATCACCCAGGAATTAGTAGAATATGCAGATTTTGCCATTCCTTGTAATCCTTATACCGCTGAACTTCCCGTATTTCAGAATCTCTCACCAGAGGTAAGACTGGAGAAAATTGGCATGGTTTATGATGCCGCAGACTTTGCCAGAGTTGAAAATATCCAAACCAAACCTCACGACACATTTAATGTCGGTTATATTGGCACTGTGTATTTTACCAAAATGCACCCGAATTATGTGCCAATGAGTGCTAAAATTGAGATTCCCAATGTGAAGTTTATCGTCTGTGGTGGCAGAACAATTGAAGCTTATCTCAAACAACAAGCCCAAGACCTTGGGGCTTTAGCAAAGTTTGACTTTCGGGGGTATGTAGATGATATTAAATCAGTCATAGAAATATTAGATGTTTATGGCTATCCCCTTTGTGAAGATACTTATGCTGCTGCGGAGTTAAATTTACAAGAGGTAATGTATGCCGGAATCCCCCCGGTGGTCTTTCCTTATGGCGGGGTAAAACGCCTGATTGTCGATAACTTTACTGGGTTAATTGTTGACAGTGAATTAGAATATAAACAAGCGATAGAATATCTTTATCATCATCCTGAAGAACGGCAAAGATTAGGTCAAAATGCGCGGGTTTATGCTCAACAAATTTTTGGGGCAGAAAATGCTGCCAAGCAAATAAATCCCATTTACGATCGCCTGCTAAAATTACCGAAAGCCAAGAAACCCGGTTTTTTGAAAAAACCGGGTTTCTCCGGTTTCTCCACTGGCAGTTTGCTGCAACAACCCGTGACTTTTGACGACTTAATCGGCGATCCTTTTAAACCCTCTGGGGCTGAATTATTTATCAAATCTCTTGGGCAAACTGCTCCCCAATTTAACACGAGCATGACTTCAGATGATATTCAAGAACTTTTTGACAGCGATCGCCAAATTTCTGAATCATCAAAATTAATTTATACCTTGGGTGGAGGCGGACTATTAGATTATCAAGCCTTCTATCCCAATGATGGTTACTTGCGGTTATGGGCTGGATTAGTCCGACAACGGCTAGGACAATATGAGCAAGCACTTGCTGACTTATTAGCGGCCATTAATTTAGGCTGTAATCATTGGCGAGTTAGCTGGTACATTGCTCAAATTGCCGAAAAAGTAAACAATATTCAATTAGCGGAAAACTCTCTGAAAACCGTGCTGCAAGCAGTCCCAGATTTTGCCCCAGCCCAAGCAATTTTGCCGCGAATTAAATCCTTAAAAAATTCTATTTATTCTGCTTATGGAGAACTCACTCAGATAGATCCGCAAAATATTACCAACTTCCAGCAAACGCGGCAAAAACTAGCGCAACAATGGTTGGTCATCAGTGATGCTCAACTGGAAACGGCTTATAGTGAAGTTATGGGTAAAATACATCAAACAATAATGAACAGTCGAATCAAAAATGAGCCGATCGCCGAATCAGAACAGCCATTTGTCAAGCAATTAATTGACAATATTGCTCAAGGATTAGGGCAACCCCAAGGTATCCAATCACTCTTGGCAGTCATGCTTTACACGCGATCGCATCAATTGCCGTCACGGTGGTATGAAAATGCGCCGATTCCCCAATGGCTGTTAAACGATTTTGTCAATTTTTTAATCGACTATCCCGAACTGTTCAACCAAATTGGTGAAACCACTGATTATGCCAACTATATGCAGGGATTAGTGGATTATCTCCATCAGCGCATATTCAGCAATCAAAAATCAACGATTTGGCAAAATATAGCTCGTCTATTCACCCAAAATGTGAATCTGGTTCCCTTATACTTTAATGCCCTAAATATCAAGGATATCATTATCAAAACTAGCGAGATTAATGAGTTTGCCCTAAGTGAAGCATATCAGCTAGATTACTGTTTCCCTGAACGACCCCAGCGGCCAAAAATTCGCGTTGGTATTCTGAAAAGCAATTTCCAAGCATCGACGGAAACTTTTGCCACTTTGCCGGTTTTTGAATATCTCGATCGCAGCCAATTTGAAGTAATTCTTTATGCCAATCATTTTAAAAATCAGCCCCTCGAACAGTATTGCCAGAGTCGATGCGATGCTAGAGTAAAACTGCCAGAAAATATCCATGACCAAGTAAAACAAATCCGGTCTGATGACTTAGATATTTTATTCATTGGCATGAATGTCATAACTCGTTTGCGGGAAAGAGGGTTACTAGAAATGCATCGTCTAGCCCGCGTACAAATCACCTCATTCTGTTCTCCCATCACCACCCGTATGCGGCATATCGACTATTATATTGCCGGGGAATTAACCGCACCAGCGCCAACTTATCAAGACCAATATCGCGAACGCTTAGTAAACATTCCGGGGTCGGGAATTTGTTTCCGTTTCCCCACAGAACATCCCCCAGCCACCGTCAAACCAGACCGGCAAAGTTGGGGGGCAACCAGTGAATCGATTGTATTTATCTCTGGGGCAAATTTCCACAAAATTGTACCCGAACTCCGGGAAACTTGGGCTAAAATTATCGCCGCAGTCCCGAATTCTATATTAGTATTATATCCCTTTGGTCCAGCATGGAATCCGAATTATCCCACGATTCCTTTTATTAATCTGATGCGGGCGGTATTTAGCAAATATGGCATCGATTCTAACCGTCTGGTGTTCATTAATACTTTACCCAGTCCGACGGATATTAAAGAATGTCTGAAAATTGCGGATATTTATCTGGACTCTTACCCTTATGCGGGCGCAACTTCTTTAATTGATCCCTTAGAAATCGGTTTACCTCCCATTGTTTGGGAAGGCAATACTCTGCGATCGCGCCAAGGTTCCGCATTGCTACACGAACTGCAAGTTCCCCAACTAATTGCTAACAGCGAAACAGCTTACATTAACTTAGCTGTCACCTTAGCAAATAGCCGACAATTGCGTCAGCAATACCGGCAGCAAATTCAGCAAAAAATGCAAAACCAACCCCCATTTTTGGATAGTCGCAGCTATTCGGCTAAAATGGGCAACCTATTTCACCAGCTTTTCCAAACATGGCAGGAAAAACAAAAATCTGTCCAGGTAGAATCTCTGAATTTAGGGTCTAATCCGTTACTCCAAGATGTCACCACAACAGAATTTATTAACCGGGCGATCGGTTGTGCCAATCTCTATTATATTGACCCTACCGATCAATCAATTATCGAGGAATTGCGGCAAATTCGCCGACAAATAGCCGAATTTTGGTTAAATACCGCACCGGAACAACTGCAACATTTCTACCAAAGTAATTTGGGGCAAGCTTATCAAAAATTAGTCAACAGTCAGATGCAAAAAGAACCCCTGACCTCAATGGAACAAACTTTTGTTCAACAATTAGCCAATGAACTGATGCTGGGGATGAAGTCCCCCAAAGCAATTAATTATCTTCTCGCAGCCCAACTCTACCGACCCGTTCAGATCCCGCCAAATACTCAAGGAATTCCTGATTGGCTGGTTTTATAG
- a CDS encoding DNA-binding protein — protein MSNPDSTPTHIGTTEAAHYLGISTVRLRILLQQGRVKGAEKQGRAWIIPLFNGMPVIEERGKGPKGTWYKRRREAETCILVNRQIIGKNAKENQNEPPIVVKEGKNQHECHELEINGPCRIVYTPHETGPCGARLWIEAAAHVPLVRKIFAAYQPVNQPTKAVFEL, from the coding sequence ATGAGCAACCCAGACAGCACCCCAACCCATATCGGCACAACCGAAGCCGCCCACTACCTAGGTATTTCCACCGTCAGACTCCGCATCCTGCTCCAACAAGGCCGAGTCAAAGGCGCCGAAAAACAAGGCCGCGCTTGGATTATCCCCTTATTTAACGGAATGCCCGTTATCGAAGAACGCGGCAAAGGTCCCAAAGGCACCTGGTACAAGCGCCGCCGGGAAGCGGAAACCTGTATTCTAGTGAACCGGCAAATTATCGGCAAAAACGCCAAAGAAAATCAGAACGAGCCGCCGATTGTGGTCAAAGAAGGCAAAAACCAACACGAATGCCACGAACTAGAAATTAATGGCCCCTGTCGGATTGTGTACACTCCCCACGAAACAGGCCCCTGCGGTGCTCGCCTGTGGATTGAAGCAGCGGCTCATGTACCCTTAGTAAGAAAGATTTTTGCCGCCTATCAGCCAGTAAATCAACCGACGAAAGCGGTTTTTGAGCTTTGA
- a CDS encoding DUF4336 domain-containing protein, whose amino-acid sequence MNHKAQNPQLEFSDSRDISWPWWPLVPLYPYGQRRTIRKEVIQDTIWTFDQLQGIFYVVVPIRMTVVRLAQGGLLVYAPVAPTRECVSLMQELVAKYGPVKYIILPTVSGLEHKVFVGPFARRFPTAQIYVAPSQWSFPLNLPLSWLGFPRKRTQILPENSSQTPFADEFDYEILGPINLGTGRFGEVAFFHKRSRTLLVTDTVVSVPADPPAIAQLDPYPLLFHAKDSSADIIKDTPENRRKGWQRITLFAFYFRPHVLNVMEWNPMLKDARQASDRSRKNYFGLYPFQWQPGWMRSFEALRGNGHLFVAPILQTLILNRAPKETLNWASKVALWQFERIIPCHLQAPIEATPQQFRQAFSFLEKYPAISAGAFNSNTYPLPEEDFQLLQEIDATLNQRGIVPPAKEKV is encoded by the coding sequence ATTAACCATAAGGCGCAAAATCCACAACTAGAATTTAGTGATTCCAGGGATATTTCTTGGCCCTGGTGGCCGTTGGTGCCACTGTATCCTTATGGTCAGCGGCGGACAATTCGCAAAGAAGTTATTCAAGATACGATTTGGACTTTTGACCAACTTCAGGGGATTTTTTATGTGGTGGTGCCCATTCGGATGACCGTAGTCCGGTTGGCACAAGGGGGTTTGTTGGTTTATGCTCCCGTGGCGCCGACTCGTGAATGTGTGAGTTTGATGCAGGAGTTGGTGGCAAAATATGGTCCAGTAAAATATATTATTCTGCCCACAGTTTCGGGATTAGAACATAAGGTGTTTGTGGGGCCGTTTGCTCGTCGTTTTCCCACCGCACAAATATATGTGGCCCCAAGTCAGTGGAGTTTTCCCTTGAATTTGCCCCTGAGTTGGTTGGGGTTTCCCCGTAAACGCACGCAAATTTTGCCCGAAAATAGTAGTCAAACTCCGTTTGCCGATGAGTTTGATTATGAGATATTGGGGCCGATTAATTTGGGGACTGGTCGCTTTGGAGAAGTGGCTTTTTTCCATAAGCGATCGCGCACTTTATTAGTTACGGATACGGTGGTTTCGGTGCCCGCCGATCCACCAGCGATCGCACAACTCGATCCTTATCCGTTGTTATTCCATGCTAAAGATAGTTCGGCAGATATCATCAAAGATACCCCAGAAAATCGCCGCAAAGGATGGCAAAGAATTACTTTGTTTGCTTTTTATTTCCGTCCTCATGTCCTAAATGTGATGGAATGGAACCCCATGCTAAAAGATGCCCGACAAGCAAGCGATCGCTCTCGGAAAAATTACTTTGGCTTATATCCGTTTCAGTGGCAACCGGGTTGGATGCGATCGTTTGAAGCCTTGCGAGGTAATGGTCATCTCTTTGTTGCCCCAATTCTTCAGACCCTTATCCTTAACCGCGCACCAAAAGAAACTTTAAACTGGGCAAGTAAAGTCGCTCTCTGGCAATTTGAACGGATTATTCCCTGCCATTTACAAGCGCCCATAGAAGCGACTCCCCAGCAATTTCGTCAAGCATTTTCTTTCCTAGAAAAGTATCCAGCAATTAGTGCAGGAGCGTTTAATAGTAATACTTATCCTTTGCCAGAAGAAGACTTTCAATTACTTCAAGAAATCGATGCAACCTTAAATCAGCGGGGCATTGTTCCCCCAGCCAAAGAGAAAGTATAA